aattgtACCTTGCAGGGATTATAGGCCTTCAGAACTACTAAAGCCAGATAACCCTTTATTTAACAGAAACAGTTCAAAACATGAGAAAAGCAGCGGCTGAAGTGCGACAGCCTTGTTAAATAGTTGTCAGAGTGATAACTGATCACAGACCAACCCGAAACTCCTAACGACCTGGCAAGAGGAGTCACagcagagaagggctgagctcCGTGTCACACGGGAAGGCTGCACCACCTACTGTCTCCCCAGGGAGGGTGAGGTTCTCCCTTTGAACTTGGTCTCCCTTCCACTATGAGAAACACCATCACAGGGACTGATCAATCCAATTTACTTACAGATTCTCCAGCAAGCCTCCAGCAATTACAGGCATTGTACTTTCACAGTGGTTAAAAAAATCCTCAGCTCCACTGACTGAAAGGGCTCTAAGAAAACTATTTCAAATTTTATCATGCTCCAGTCTTCCAACCTTAAGCTACTAGATAAAAGTTAAGTAATATAATCCAGGATATGATTCTTTCAACTCAAGATCATCCTATATCAATCACTATCATTATTTGGGCTCTAATTTTATGATCTTTCCTTATCTTGGTTTTGTTGATTTATAAAATGAAGAGTCAGAGCTGAATTTAGCAAtggaaaattttattaaatagatttttcaaAGTTTAATGCATATTCCTAGTGGAAATtcaaattatattaaatttcTTTACAAAGCCAAGTTAGCTGGAAAATAGCAAGGAGCCGGATAAGATCTCATTTCATTGCCTTCTTTAGCAGTTTGCTTAGTTTGGTCCCAAGAAGGGAGTCTCCAGGTCAGAACCAGAATATTAACTGAAGAACCATGCTATTTTAACTACTTGGGATTAATTTTACAAGCCATCTGATTTCTAGGAATcagcaattaaataaaatattttaaaaacataatgaaCAGCAGATGAGGGACATCCCACTTTGCATGAACCACACATTTATCTGTACAGAAGAACATGATAGCAGTTACTCcagaattaaaatatatgtatttctcAAATCACATCCCTATATCAACATTAAAAGCACATGTCTAGACCTAAACCTTAATAGCTCTCAATTCAACCTGGattcaattttaaaagttttgtattaaacattttttttgtcagtCAACATGACAGTGAAGATGGCATCTAAGAGTGAGAGCTACCAACAGTTTAAGACTGATAAAGAAGCCCAGTAATTGCACACCTTGATTTATCAAATACTATTCCTTTGCTTTATGAGGCAACAGTACTTGTTTTCTTGAATAGGGTGAAGCCCCTTCATACTTCCCCCAGCCTTTACCAAGAGGTCTACTAGCAGTGGATGCTACTGTGGATTTCAGGTTGGCCAGCAAACCTCTCCTGGGTTTCTGCTGTTTTGACTCCTCTACAAAGAAATGCTTCTTCCGTTCTTCAAGCTCTTTTTGCAGGGAAGACACTGTTTCTTCAAGCTCAAGAACACGTTTAGCCCAGTTCTGAAGACTACTCATTTCTTGATCCTACGAGGATAAGGCTGTGTTAAGTATGTGAACACTGCATGGTCTCTCTCATGCAGTTAATTTTCTGGTTCACATTATTTTACTAAATCCATTAATACCCTTGTTATTACTGTGTCATATGGCTATTCAGTACCCATTTCCTCTAAATGACATCAAAGTAATTAAAAACCCAGCAAACTAGAGGGCCATAAAATCTAGTTAGAGACCAAGTCTGACCAAGAGACTTATGTTAAAATGCTTAGCCCCACTATGCAAAGAAGAGATGTTGTTCTAGGAGCCAGATAAAGGTGGCTTTCTTGCCTTGcaatttctgaaagcaaaactggTCAAAATCAAAACTCTTACGTCTAAGTCTGCTAACCAGGACTGAATAAATGCTTCGAGTGGGCAAAACACGGAGTGTTAAATACGCTCTCTAATCTCTGTGATTAACAAAATCACCTTCCTATTAAGAATGGATAGGAAGGTAACTGCCAATTAAGAAATTCAAGTCAATTTTCAGTCTCAGATTTAAACTAAAAAGTATGCAGAAAGTAATGTAATGTTCCAAGAAAGATATCACTAAGCAGTTATTATACCTGCTTTGCTTCATTTGCAGATTACAAGTGAGGCATAGATTCAAGGTATCAAGAGTTCCaaaatttcattcatttttatgtTGATATCTGAGGTCAGATGCTGTAGACTTTAGGAAGTCCCTGCTTTTGAATGAAAGATGCCTATTTCTGTATTAACCAGTTCACCTGCCCATTATCTCTCATCCACTTTGGCCACCTCTGGCAGGACTGTCAGGATAGCTTTAAAGCCATAGATCCTTGGGCCTTGTTGCAGTAACACTTGTGCACTGACACCTTGCTTGCCTCAGCAACATGCCTCATGATGAGTTCTAAGTAGCCTTTTCTTTGCTTGACAATAATTCATGACATCTTTAGATTAGCAGGCTCTGTCAGCACAGTTACCCTATTGACAGAGTCTATCACTTAAGTTGAAAAATGAGTTTTGTCTTACAAGATTCAAAGTCAAGTAGTGAAACACAAGGGCTCTGAGCTCATAATTCAGGAAGTTAAACAAAAAATGCTGACATCAAAACAAATTGCTAATTTAAACAGCGTTTTTACATCTAAAAAGATGCAGAAGCAGCCCGTACAACTATAGATACAAGCCATATAAAGTTGCTTTAAATCATTGACAAACCTTGAGCATGATTGTGTGCTTCAGTTGACTGTTTTCTTCTGCCATTTGTCTGTAGCCTTCATTAGCTTCTAGCAGGGTTTCATttagtttctgtattttaaacttCAGAGATTTTATAAGCTGAAAATAAAGACCATACACGTGGAAGTTCAAAACAGCAtgttttacattaattttgttGATGGCTACAACAGTGCAAACTGCAAGATCCAAACAAGAAAGTCTGCTTCTCTCAACCTTCTATGTCCCAGGTCATCATTTCAGCTGATAAAATACAGCTGGAGCATTCAAAGGCTGTTGTGTTGAAGCTACTATGATTTACAGACCTGTCAATCAACAAACAGTGGCACAGACTAAGCTACATCTGCAACAGCCTGCTCCATTTCAGTAAGAGTAATTAAAAGAACACTTTTGTCTCATTAACACTATTCATATAAAGAATTGGAGCATAGTTACCACAGAAGACCTCACCTTTCTGATGGGAATATTAATGGATTGAGCCCCAAGAGGCAAAAGAAactctgaagcagaaaaattgATGGTATCATTAATTTATTCTGCAAAGTTGCTAAAAAAACTCACACCCTTTGCCCATGTTCAATGGCTgaatgggaagaaaagaagTGGTGAAGTACTCGTACATGCACTGATCTTTgaggcaaagcagcagaaaggctGGAACCAGCTGGTTTAAAACCTTCTCACCTCAGTTATTGCCAGGTATCAATCTCATCATTCTAACACTTTCTAGCCACACAAAACAATCAATAACTGTATACCCAGAACAAGCATAAAAGCCAAACTTCCACCAAAATTTGAAAGTGACATAGGAAAATGATGTAGGGCTCTCGAAAACAGGAGTGGAAAACAAATGCTAGGGCCATAACATGAAACGTTAAACTTGTTAAGGTAAAGCAAGTTATTTTTGGAGTATTCTTCCTCAATAGAAGAGGATTTAGTTCACTTTCCATTTACATGGTTTCTTAGAACCAGCTGGAACTATTTCTCCAATCCCTACTCTTACTTGATATTAGAGAAAGAAGCAAGACTTGtctctcccccttctccccatcCTCTTTAAACATGGGGAACTAACTGTAGCCTTACAAGAAGATGACTCAAGgaatagaataaaaatgtgtatttaaagaTTAATGTTTTCCATAACACAGCCTGAAGCTCATAATTCCCACCTCTATATGCTATTCAGAACACCAGGGTCTTGTTTGAAGAACAGACATTCACCTTTACTTGAGTTTAGGGTGAAAGTGGAGTTCAGTACTTCCAGGAAGGACTGCTTTAAAGCACTGTTTTGATTTTAGATCTAAACTTACCAGATTCTGTAAATGTTCCCCTGTTCAGAAGCAGGCAGCATGTCAGGAAGGAAAGCACTGAGGTCATGGCAGCAATATTTACAATAAACTCCAACATAAGACTAAACATACTTCCAACTTGCACCACATTTACCATGACTTGTTACAGTAGCAGATGGCTTCACAAACTAGAATAATGCCAGAACAGCCTCTAGCAAAAGTCATCCACAACTGAGCAAGGGCTTTTTTTTGATAAACTCAATTCCCACTTGCAGGAATCTTCATGCTTTTGTCTACAATGCAGATCTTTAAGCCTTGAACTATGACAGAGTTTACAATCATTATTCCCAGATTTGTTAAATATTAAGATAGAGCtacctcttccttctcttcacaTTGTTTCTGCAATCCTTCATTGGCTCTCTTCATTGTCCTGTCCATAAGATCTAcaggcaaaagaaaattttgcttGTTTATATACATTCCCAGAAGTAAATTGAACTTTGAATACCCAGGTTACATTCCCACCTCGTTCCATGTTATTTTCAGTAGTAGGAATATCTGAGTTCAGACTTCCCAGAGCCAACAGCCTCCCTGACTGTTCATCGAGTTGCCTTTCCAATTGCAGTATTTTCCTCTCTCtagcctgaagaaaaaaaaaaaaaaaaagagcacgCGGTAGAATTTGTCTGCATTTCTGCTTGATTTGATGCATTACTGCACATCCTTCAAttacaccacacacacacacacaattgtAAATTATTTCACAGGTTATGGTTAGGAAAGCACAGTAAGGGATAACACTCAGGTCACAAGACCTTCTAGGAGGAAGTTTCTTTACACAGGAATCAACTCTTCCAGTCTGTGGATTTCCAAACTGTATTAAAAGTAACCATATGGCAGAAAGGAAACTTTAGTATGTCTGTGCTAAACACTGTTGCCAGTTTGCTTGCTAAATAAGGAAGAACATACTTGATAGAGCTACATTTTCATCTCAAACTCTTTTGCAGTATCTGTCAGATTGCTGGGACGGTATTTCAGAGTGAGAAACCAAACAAGTGGCACcatcaagaaaaattattcatctAATTCTGGTTCTTTGAAGCTGCCCACTCAGATTCATGCACTGTGCTCTCCTTTGTCAGCTAACACTTCTACATCTCAGGGATTTCATTAGTTTCTTTTCTGACTTGCTACCAAAAGCATCTTGCTCTTTGAATCTTCCCTTATGCAGCCTCTTGACCAGTATAAGAGCACTATTAAAACTCTTTTCCTCCACCCTAACATGGGATATAGGTAGGATTTAACTGAACACAACAACAGACTAAGTGGAGAAAAGAGTCAAGTGtaaagcagctggaaaaacacAGCCCATTACATAATCTGGTGTTGCTTGTCAGCACCCGAATGGAGAGCTGtaaaagcagaaacatttaTATACCACAATCTACAAGAGAAACCCACTTCTCTCATGTCTTCAAAGGAACCTGCCTATCATCCATGGAGTGTGATGTCTTATCAGTTCCATAACAGGAGAGTGCAGTGAGAAAGCTCCACTGGTGGACACCACAGCTGTTCTCTTCTTCCACTACAAACCTTCTGAAAACAAGACCCACAGGTCTCATCTGTTGCTTGGATGCACTAAAACATCGAAGTAGAAGTTAGAAAACTGAGTTGCTCACAGCTAACCTGGCTGAGTTTCAAAAGGAGCAACATACTGATGCCAACTGTGAGCAGTTCTATGTTTAAGTACATTCAGAAGATTCAGTTCTCTCCTGCATAAAGTTTGATTTCTCATCAGTTTCTTATCCCACAATCCTCCCACCACCTCCAGACCAGAGATCAGTTATCATTAAAATAGCTATCCTGTAACAAATTCCCCATCACCTTTTCAGAGTAGCATTTGTCTCTACATCCTATGATCCCAAAGATCTCCAGAAAGCCAGACTCCTGTATATATCATTCCTCTGTGTGTTCCAATCATTGCACCACAAAGATAAAGATGACTTGGATTTAACTGAACTGTGCCCTCAAAGATCATGAGGTTTAGGTATGCACTACAGGTAGTACCAGAGAAAAGACATCTGTATGCTTATGGTTAGCACTGAACACAGAGCAGCAAGGCTGAACTGCTAGTTATTTTCCTTGTTTACTGCTACATTCAAAATCCCAGAGTGATTCTGTTAAGGGAAAGCAAAATTTACAGTTAAGAGGCTAGAACATGTTTTTAGCATCAGTCAAGTCATACCTCAACTTTCTCTTGTTCAGCTAGAAATTCTTCTATGGGAACGTAATGGTCTTCAATTTGTTCCATTGCACACATATATGCATGTTTCTTAATGGCCTCTTTATACATTTCAAATTTGCTCTCCAGTTTTTCTTCATAACTGTCTTTCATATCTTCCAAGCGGTTGCTGAAGAGAATGTGTTAGTTATATATGATGCATTTGCATTCCAGCTATTACATTTGGCTACATGTAAACTGTCAATGTTAAAGTTATTTCTCTGATCAGAAATAGTGAAATGAAGAGACAAAGAAGTACTTTTTTCGTTTTTAATCTCAATGATCCTACAGACTTGCACCAAAGGATAATTTCTACTTGGCATATACCAAAAAAAGTTCTGTAGAAGAACACATACCTAACACCtgtcaaagaaatattttataagaaaatCCACCAACATATAGCAATAGAAATGACCACACCCATTTAGATGTTATGTTTGGAGCATATTTCCTGGGGGCATCTTTCactttgggttttggttggtttttctttttttccatttaagatAAATGCCAAAttcattttcatagaatcataaaatggtctgggttgggagggaccttagaGGTCATCTAATTCTaacctcccctgccatgggcagggacactttccactaggcCTTTGCAACATGTCCTttaaacactttcagggatggggcatccacaacttctctgggcaatccattccagtgcctcagcacacccacagtaaagaatttttttataacatccaatctaaaccaaCTCTCAGTTTGAATCCACTCCCCCTTGTCTTGTCATTACATACTCTTGTGagaagtccctctccatttATTATTTCAATCCATTACACATTACTCCTGTCACAATTTAAAAACATGCCCCATCAGTGATGCAGAATATCACCTCAATAGAGAAAGAGCATCAATGCTTTTTCGTGTGTTTGGCCAAAGGCAACCAAACAATTTTAAAGCCAGTGCAGGTGTTAAACCAGAGGGTGCTCAGCTGGCAACTTGGTGCTAATTTTTGTTAACGATTCAAACAGCAGGAAACTGATTTAAAGAAGAGTTAAGAGGAAGTGAACTCAGCTTGAGGAATCTGGACACACTTGAAAAAATTCCCAAACTATTAACATCAGTGCAGGGAGCCACAGCAATTTATAAGACAGTAAACTAACAGTGGTTCCTCAGTCATGCAGAGGAGCTCAAAAGAGATATGATTCAAACTACCTTAAGCACATGCATGCATATTAATGTGACAGAGTGTATGTTGGGAAGAATCATCAGTCTCAGTGGGGTACCTGTAACAATCTTCCCCATCTGCTAAGTAGTAACAATAAGCCAGGACAAGTTCCAGTAATTACAAATTAAACAGAGGAAAGTTCAACAGAAAGCAGCATTACTTTTTCATTGTAAATGGGAAGAGGCTGATCTGTACAAGTTTAACATTCTTTGTTCCCTTTCCTTCAGGGGTTTTGAAACTGTGCAGCCCTAACTTCTCTAAATAACGTGAGTAGGTGTGTTTTGAATACAcccatatatgtatatacatacacatgtaTGCATTAATACATGTGGAATCCTTTCAGTCTCAAAGCTGACTGCAATATGACTTGCCTCCAGGCTTCCTCTGTTTCCAATAGCTGTCGAAACATTGCTTCTGCCATCTCTTTACGTATCTTCACCTCCAGAAGGAGCTTACTTTGCCTTTCCGCAACTAACTTCTCCTTTAAGTTCTCTGCAGCTTTCAAGAGGTCCTAAATTGAACACATTTCAGTTCAAAAAGCAAGATTGAAGCACACATTGACATGCATCTCAAACAAAATATTCATACAGGTAGCCATCCACAGAGGGTAGTTTTACAAGCCTATGTTTTTTGGGGGTCTGCACCAAAAGTTAAGTATTTTCAAACATGAATTTCTACTACAAATACACCCTACATCCATCTTGATGGTTTCCACTATCAAAAAGTTTAGTACTGTTTTGGCATTTAAATGTTAGTTTGTACAGCATAACAACATAAAGCCTACTTGATTTTTACAGTTTATTGCTATTAGATTGTatatctttgtttttaaaatgttgcatCTTAACTTGTTACTGCTGTTtccaaaaaaaaggcacaaaaaacgGAATTATGTTATTTTAAAGATATATACTGCTTCCGTAGTCTTCTTGTTGAGCAATCAGTTGAATTCCAAATTTAGCAATTGACCTAACTAGAAAGCCACAGGCATCCTTCCACAACTACACTGAACTAGGCCACTTTAAGTCTAGTCAGTCTGACACTGAACAGAAACTTAAACTTCCCATTTCATGCAGCTTCCAGCACATCTCTTATGCTAAAACAATATTAGAACTAATAGCAATTGCTTTCTTGGGTACAGTTCTAAGTAGATGTGTATCTACCTCATGACTCAGAATGGTGATGTCCACTTCCTCTTCTGCAGAGGTTTCAGTACTGTCAGGAAAGTCATCTACAGATGTGTTAGCATCAAAATGCATGATAGGTTTGCTATCACCTCCAACTAACTTTGACGGAAAATAGCCAAAATTTTTGGGCAGGATTGTCTGGATAACCTGGAAAATCCAGAGCAGATTTACCAATGCTGTCAATATTGCAGGTATCAGAATACCAGGAAGAAGTGACACGAATACATTGTTGTATTTACACAATATTTCATTATTACATGTCCATTAACAAAAGCTTGCATGTCtcttagcagaaaaaaaatcaatataacATAATTCTTATATGAATATTCTTACATTCTTCAGTACTCTAAAAAGagtgaaaatggaaatattatCTGCTAGCAAACTTAGTGTCCTTGTCTAGACAGGTGGTTTCTCTTCCCCTAAAGTATAAGGGTTTTGGTGTAATTTTCTGCAAAGTTAATCAAAAGTAGAAAATCCTTAAAATATTTGCTCCTTCCTGAAATACCATGACCAGGATTCAGCAATCCATGCTATTTACATAAAGATTTTTAGTAACTATGTCATAGGACAACTTATCAGAGAAGTTTGTCTCCACAGTACACACTTATAGCAAAAGTCACACCTGAAGAGAATTAGAAGTCTTCCTCTCTGAGATCATATTAGACATGCTATTACAGATTTGTAATGTGTCAGAACAAATTTGTGGTTCCAGACTAAAAACTTAGTGTATTTCTGCCATgaaacacagcacagcccaCCATCCCACTCCCTGCAAGAAGCAGCTTCAGGAAACCTGAATGAAGTTAAGGCCAAACCCTGAATTTAATGGGAGACTGagacagggagcagaatgaGGCCCCCATAATCCAGGAGGAAATGGTCATTGACCTGCTACAGCACTTAAACACACACAGGTCtatggggctggatgggatccaCCCAAAGGtactgaaggagctggaggaagagcTTGCCAAGACACTTTTTAATTGTTAATTACTCGCATTTAGCCAAGTAGGAACAATGCAGTTACAAAAGATCTCATTTAGAATACAAAATAAGACAATACTCCTTTAACTACCACCAACTGTCCAAGAAGTACTGAACAACTCATCTTGTGCAACAGATACTTAACTGCACCCAGGCTAAGTAATTCATCAAAAGCTTGAATTGAAATCCTGCATTTGCTCAGATATATGGTATAAAATCAGTCATATCTGAAAGTGCCCTGACTATGTTTTACACAGAACATCAACAGTGTAGAACAGAACAGCCAGACACCTGCAGTTGTCTTAATTTGTTAGTGCAAATAGGTTTGAAGATGGGAAAGACTACTAGAAGCCTTTTAGAGAGAGGCCACATGCAGAAAATTAATATGATAAATCAAGAATCCAAATCACACTCAAATTCATACTACCTGATCATTTCACAAATCAAtggtaacaacaacaaaaaaaaaagcacaatagCAGAGACAGTAGATACACTCTCACCTGTCTGGCTATAGCTGAAAACTTCATTACATGCAGTGTTTCATCATATGTAGAAGCATGCTGATTGATGTTTACAATCATACAAGCTTTGCCTTTCCCACAAAAAAATGGCTGAAACAGACGAGTCAATTTACTCTCTCTGAATGGAATATAGCTTGGCTTCACcctcaaggagaaaaaaaaaaaaatcataaaacaaaataaaaattgtgaAATTGTGGGGTGTTGTAGCTTACCTTAATTCTGTTTCTGTCTTTCAGGAAAGAGATCCAGTATGATGCTCATTTAAGCCTAAGTTATTTCACATCAAAGAGCAAAGACTTCATAAGCTCTCCAACAAACTGAACTATTTAAAAGTATTACAGAGTCTGCATCACAGTTCCCTAGTGTTCCAAAGCAGAGAGTGGAGCAAGCCAAAAACTAAGTACAGGTCATCTATCAGCTGCCTGATGAATCTGTCTGTATAATTTGCAGGTGGAagggaagaagacaaaaagggaGCTCTGTACACAGAGTGCATTTTTCATACACATACACTAAAAAAATTTTGGTAGTTTCCTgcaaattgcctttttttgctCTCCACAAACACCAGTTTTGGAGAAAAAGTTCCTTATTATAGTGATACCTATAATAAAGAAGACTTCCAAGACTCTAtagatttccatttttctctgtgcAAACTGCTTGCAGAAACATAAAGGGATACTTAGGATTTCCACCTAAAACTTAGCACGTTGTAAATAACTTGTCACTTACTTTGGATTTTGATTTTGCTTCAGTGCTGCAATGCATTTTCCAAGGATGTGAAGAGAATTATTAATATTTCCTGCTTCTTTTAGTCTGTCTCCAAAGACGTGTGTTTTATTACACCTCTCTGATCCAGCCAAGTCACAGAAAGACAACCTGCATGAAAGTTATCCAGAATACACACATGAACTTGTTTCTAAACAGTATGAAAAATCaagtctttttatttcttagtgTGTCTGGAGCACAAATGAGTGGGTTGCTTCAGCCTACCTagatcacagaataagctgtaCTTCAGTGCTGAGCTTTTGTCCAGAAGGCACTACACAGAGTATTCAGGATAACAGTGTTAACCTATCTATCTCCCCATTGCATATAAAGATCCTTGAACAGGATTGCTGCTCCTAAGATACTCAGCACATTCAGAGTAGTCTGCTTATAGCATCCATCTGAAACTTTGTGGGCATTCTTACACAAAGAAATCAGTTCAGGAACCCAAACTCTGTTGCAATCCTAAAGTAAGTACTTCCAGACAAGATGAGGTAAATTTGTGGAACAGTTCTGCATGATAAGACTACAGTACAGGAACACTTTGACAGTCACCTCCACCAATTCCAGTGCTGAGAGAACTGCAGGATGGCAGGGGGCTTCAGTGCACTGTTTTGAACACAGAACCATTTGTTCACTACTGCTAAGAGTAGGCCTGAAGTCCTTCCTAGCTCACCTTAGAGTTCTTTGCTTGGCTATAGCAATTCTGTGCTACCAAACTCAGACCACTGAATCATTCCTCATGGAAAAATGTGTTACAATCAGGAAATCATCCTGGATAATCAAGGAATttaataaattttcatttatattaGGAAAGCTGTTGAAATACAGGATACTCTGGAAGTTGGATAATTTGTGTGACCAAACCATTACTCACTTATACATaaatctatttaaataaaattatttgtaagACCATAAACTTTCATACAGCTGAAGTAGGTCCTATACAAATTATTAAGGCACATATTTCAAATGTGTGAAAGCCTTATGTTCTTCATCCTTTCCAGCACAAgatgaaaagcttttttcttccttaagcAACATACAAACTGTCATTCACATGACAGCGGCTGCAAGCTTTGCCAGGGGGATACACTATGACAGGGAACAGCAAAATAATATGGATGCACTTATTTTCTCAAGTTATCTTTTCTTAAGATTATTTATCACTGTAACATCTGACATTAAAAGGTGTTATCTCACAGTGAGGTATGTTTATTACCATCTCTGCTCAGCAGAGA
This window of the Corvus hawaiiensis isolate bCorHaw1 chromosome 26, bCorHaw1.pri.cur, whole genome shotgun sequence genome carries:
- the LOC125317135 gene encoding kinesin-like protein KIF20A, with the translated sequence MANEGRNYVSTEVCDVLESVSFLNVEGKPSPLESTLLPNTEEQQVYEPLKVFLRVRPFSIAELESHESQGCVTIEDAQTVILNAPKESSAMKNSERGIGHAVHSFTFSQVFGPETTQSEFFEGSMKDIVRAYVNGVNGLVFTYGVTNAGKTFTIQGTSKDLGILPRSLDVIFNHIRGRHYLKMNFKPYLSNDVKKLEDEQVKQEEALKTAILATLKEETESISNTTTNFCDVKLASSHCTSDNHPSNSLAEKNFVPLDVHRTNMHQRTQASVWISFCEIYNEYVYDLLNVLSTSKTQRRRVLRICEDQGGNCYIKDLKWINVQSTEEGCRLLKIGNKNRSFACTRMNEQSSRSHSIFSIRLLKLTDEHQPCVLGVSELSFCDLAGSERCNKTHVFGDRLKEAGNINNSLHILGKCIAALKQNQNPKVKPSYIPFRESKLTRLFQPFFCGKGKACMIVNINQHASTYDETLHVMKFSAIARQVIQTILPKNFGYFPSKLVGGDSKPIMHFDANTSVDDFPDSTETSAEEEVDITILSHEDLLKAAENLKEKLVAERQSKLLLEVKIRKEMAEAMFRQLLETEEAWSNRLEDMKDSYEEKLESKFEMYKEAIKKHAYMCAMEQIEDHYVPIEEFLAEQEKVEARERKILQLERQLDEQSGRLLALGSLNSDIPTTENNMERDLMDRTMKRANEGLQKQCEEKEELIKSLKFKIQKLNETLLEANEGYRQMAEENSQLKHTIMLKDQEMSSLQNWAKRVLELEETVSSLQKELEERKKHFFVEESKQQKPRRGLLANLKSTVASTASRPLGKGWGKYEGASPYSRKQVLLPHKAKE